Proteins encoded within one genomic window of Melospiza georgiana isolate bMelGeo1 chromosome 24, bMelGeo1.pri, whole genome shotgun sequence:
- the RPA2 gene encoding replication protein A 32 kDa subunit produces the protein MWSGHGNFDGGYGSMGGAGLPGGYTQSPGGFGSPAGGQAEKKQRSRSQNIVPCTVSQLLAAEQVDETFRICDVEISQVTLVGIVRHAEKAPTNILYKVDDMTAAPMDVRQWVDTDEAGGENVVVPPGTYVKVAGHLRSFQNKKSLVAFKIMPLENMNEFTTHILEIVNAHMILRKNLMSASRVPQSFSSTGIISDMGGYGGGGSLPVNGLTAHQSQVLNLIKSCHVPEGMSLQDLKLQLHGLSMSTIKQAVEFLSSEGHIYSTVDDDHYKSTDAE, from the exons ATGTGGAGCGGGCACG GGAACTTCGATGGCGGGTACGGCAGCATGGGCGGCGCGGGGCTCCCGGGCGGATACACGCAGTCCCCGGGCGGGTTCGGGTCGCCCGCCGGCGGCCAGGCGGAGAAGAAGCAG CGGAGCCGCTCGCAGAACATCGTGCCCTGCACCGTGTCGCAGCTGCTGGCGGCCGAGCAGGTGGACGAGACCTTCCGAATCTGCGACGTGGAGATCTCGCAG GTCACCCTGGTGGGCATCGTGCGGCACGCCGAGAAGGCGCCCACCAACATCCTCTACAAGGTGGACGACATGACAGCAGCCCCCATGGACGTCAGGCAGTGGGTTGATACTGAT GAGGCAGGAGGTGAGAACGTTGTGGTGCCTCCAGGAACTTATGTCAAAGTAGCTGGTCACCTTCGGTCCTTCCAG aaTAAGAAGAGCTTGGTAGCATTTAAGATCATGCCTCTGGAAAATATGAATGAGTTCACCACACACATACTGGAAATTGTCAATGCTCACATGATCCTCAGAAAAAATCTCATG TCAGCATCCAGAGTGCCACAGTCGTTTTCCTCCACTGGCATCATCAGTGACATGGGGGGCTATGGAGGAGGTGGCAGCCTGCCAGTGAACGGGCTCACAGCACACCAGAGCCAG GTGCTGAACTTGATCAAAAGCTGCCATGTCCCAGAGGGGATGAGTCTGCAAGACCTGAAGCTCCAGCTCCACGGTTTGAGTATGTCAACCATCAA GCAAGCTGTGGAGTTCCTCAGCAGCGAGGGACACATCTACTCCACGGTGGATGATGATCACTACAAGTCAACAGATGCTGAGTAA